TTCGGAGTCGGTGTCGACGTGCTCGGGACCGAACACGTCCTCGTGCTGGACCTCCGGCTTGACCTCGGTAGCGGGGGCGTCCGCGATCGCAGTGGCACGGGCGTCGGCGGCCTCCGCGTTGGACGGCGCGACCGCCTCCCCGGAGTCGACGAGCCCGGCGACCGCGGCACGAGAGACCTCGACAGCCTTCTCGCGGTCCTCCGAGGTAAGGGAGTTGAACGCGACCTCGGCCAGCTCGCGATCCGGAAGGTAGTGGGTGCCTTCCTGGTTGAGGAAGTACTCGTGGCCGCGGGCGTCGGCGGTCACGGCCGGGTAGTCCTCGGCCAGAGCTGCGGGAGCCGTGCCCGGGATAACGGCGAATGCGAGGGCACCGGTGAGAGCGGCGCCGATGAGGGAGGTGCGCTTCATGTTGGTCTCTCCAAGTCTCAAGTTTAACTTTAAGGTTCAGCCTCAACCCTATCAGCTTTCACAGCCGTCACAACACTTTGACGCGCAATTGTTACCGGATGTCGTCCACCACACCCTCGAACTGCCACCCCACCACCGCGTTGCGCACCGAGTCCGACAACAGCGGCTGAATACAACTGATCGTCAGCAGCCTGCCCGGGGTGGCACCGGTCCCCCACACCGCGGGGTCCTCGGCCAGCGCATCCTTCGTGGGGTCATGCAGGTCCGTGGCCACGTACTTCAGCCAGCGCTCGCCGGACGCTTCCGTGCGCATATACAGCGCGTCGCCGAGGGTGACGGTGTGGGCGTTCGAGCGGGCGTCGTAAAGCGAATCGAACACTCCCGGCACCCCCGCGCCTGTGTGCCCGGCGGTGACCACCACGTCTGAAGCATGGGTGCCAGGCAGCTCGTACGGCCGGTCGGGCGCGGTGAACGCGCAGGCCAGGCGCATGGTCGCGGGGTTGATGGCGCCATCCTTGACTCGGCAGTCGCCCGGTTCGAACTCCGCACGCAGGCCAATACGCGGCACCTCCAGCACCACCGGCCGCGACTGCGGAATCGTCTCGGGCACCTCGCTGGGCGCGGGCGCCGGGGCCGGTTCGGGCGCCGGTTCCGGGCGTGAGCACAACCCCGCGGCCGCGAGGACGACCACTGCGAGAAGGATCAGCGCCGCTGCGCGCCTGCGCATGTAGATCTTCCTCGGATGCACGTATCGCTGTGGCACAAGGAACAACGTATCGGATACGTACACTGGCGGGCATGAAGACAGTCACTGTTACTGAAGTTCCCCAAGGCGCGCAGCTTATCGACGTCCGCGAGCCCGACGAGTACACCGAAGTCCGCGCCGCCGGTGCGGTCAACCTGCCGCTGAGCGATTTCGCCGCGCAGGCCGGCACGATCAACCCCGACGAGGACATCTACGTGATCTGCCGCTCCGGCGGCCGCTCTGCCCAGGCCGCCGAGTACTTGGAGCAGGCCCGCGGCTGGGACAACGTGATCAACGTCGAGGGCGGCACCATCGCGTGGGTCGAGTCTGACCTGCCCCACGAACGCGGCTAAGTGGTTGGTCGGGCCTACTGTTTTGTTCGTCCAGTGATTGCCTTTATGCTGGGCGCATGGCTTCGATTGATCTCCCCAGCGCCTTAATTAAGTCCCCCTCGTTCCAAATCGAGCGGGTGCGCCGACACACGAAGGACGAGGTCGAGCGCGCTTTGAGCGCCCAGGGCACCACGATGCGGGAGTTCTGGATCCTCACGTGCGTCGTCGGCCAGGCGTATTCGCAGACGCAGCTCGCGGAGCTACTCGCGATCGACGCCTCCGACATGGTGCGCCTGATCGATTCGCTGGAAAAGCACGGTTGGGTCACGCGCGACAGGGACCCCAAGGACCGCCGCCGGCAGATTGTCACCCCGACCAAGAAGGGCACGAAGTCGCAGGCGCAGCTCGCGGCGGAGGTCGCCGCGGCCGAGGACCGCGCCCTCGACGTGTCCACCACCAAGCAGCTCAAGAGCCTAAAGAAGCTCTCGAAGGCGATCCTGCAGGACGGCGAGCCGGACAAGGCCAGTTAAGCCCCCGCCGCCCATGCCCGAAGATCATGGGTAAACACCCACAATTTTGACTGTGGGGATATCCCACTATCCTGTAAGCCATGAACGACAAGCTCCTGCGCTCCCATCTCGCCCCCGAACCGCGCACGCTTATCGACGTCCTCACCACCACCGCCGAAACATACCCCGACGCCGCCGCCATCGACGACGGGGTCGGCGATGTTCTGACCTACGCCGAGCTGACCGAGCAGGTCGCCGCCTACGCCGCCGAGCTGCACCGCAACGGAATCCGCCGGGGGGACAGGATCGGCGTGCGAATGACGTCGGGAAACCGCGATCTCTACGTCGCCATCCTGGCCACCATGTGGGCGGGATGCGCGTACGTACCCGTCGACGCGGACGACCCCGACGAGCG
This window of the Corynebacterium qintianiae genome carries:
- a CDS encoding MarR family winged helix-turn-helix transcriptional regulator, which codes for MASIDLPSALIKSPSFQIERVRRHTKDEVERALSAQGTTMREFWILTCVVGQAYSQTQLAELLAIDASDMVRLIDSLEKHGWVTRDRDPKDRRRQIVTPTKKGTKSQAQLAAEVAAAEDRALDVSTTKQLKSLKKLSKAILQDGEPDKAS
- a CDS encoding rhodanese-like domain-containing protein, whose product is MKTVTVTEVPQGAQLIDVREPDEYTEVRAAGAVNLPLSDFAAQAGTINPDEDIYVICRSGGRSAQAAEYLEQARGWDNVINVEGGTIAWVESDLPHERG